CATCGCCGTGTCGATCAGGCCGGGTGCGACACAGTTAACCGTGATTTTGCGCTTGCCCAGCTCAATCGCCAATGCCTTGGCCGCGCCGATCAGACCGGCCTTGGACGCGCTGTAATTGACCTGCCCGCGATTGCCGATCAGCCCGGACACCGAAGTAATGCAGACAATCCGTCCGGCGGCGCGACGACGGATCATCGGCATCATCACCGGGTGCAGCACGTTGTAGAAACCGTCGAGGTTGGTGCGCATCACCACATCCCAATCCTCCTCGCTCAGGGCCGGAAAAGCACCGTCGCGGGTCAGGCCAGCGTTGAGCACCACGCCGTAATAGGCGCCATGGGCTTCGACATCGGCTTCAAGGATCGCTTTGCAGCTGGCGCGGTTGCTGACGTCGAATTGCAGGATGCGCGCGTTGCGGCCCAAGGTTTCCACTTCGGCTTTGACGGCTTCGGCGTCCGCCAAGCCGCTGCGGCAGTGCAGCACGATGTCATGCCCCGCTCGGGCCAGACGCAGTGCGATGGCGCGGCCAATACCACGGCTGGAGCCGGTGACCAGTACGGATTCAGTCATCACTCGACTCCTTGGGATTCATGCAGATATTGAGCGGCTTGAGGCGGGCGGAACACGTTCAACCGAGCGGTCGCGTGGATGCCGGGGGCGGTGATGTGGCATTCGAATACGCCCATGCCGTTATCGTCTTCCAGCGAGCGTATCCCGTGGATAGTCAGCTCGGTGCCGGCGGGGAAGTGTTCCACGTTGCATTCGAATTTGCGGCTGCCGAGCAGGAAGCCCAGTTCCACCGCATTGCCTTTCTGGCGCGCATGGCAACCGGCATAAGCGGCGACGCTCTGGGCCATCAGCTCGATGCCGACCCAGGCCGGCAGACTGCCGTCGGGGCGATTGAACAGGCCGCCGGGTTTGACGGTGAGTCGGGTATAGATCTGCTCGTCGTCGAACGACAGGATCTGATCGATGAGGATCATGTCGCCGGCATGGGGCAGCAATTCGGCGAGCGGCCAGGTAATCATGAGGCGTCTCCGATAATCAGGCTGACGTTATTGCCACCAAAGGCAAAGGAATTACTCATTAGGTAGCGGGGTGCAATGGACGTCAGGTGGTCGGTCGGGGTCACCCAATGCAACGCCGGCAACTCGGGGTCGGGCTGCCCGTCCCAGACATGGGGCGGCAGGGCATGCTCGTGGTTATCCGCGCTCAGGCTCAACCAGCAGAACGCCGCTTCCAGGGCACCAGCGGCGCCGAGGGTATGGCCGGTCATCGGTTTGGTCGATGAGCAAGGCACGCCTTGTGGAAACAGCGCCGTCACAGCCAGGCTTTCCATGGCGTCATTGTGTTGGGTGGCGGTGCCGTGCAGGTTCAGATAGCTGATCTGTTGGGGTTGCAGGCCTGCGCGGCTCAAGGCTTTGTGCATGGCTTGCCGGGCGCCACGGCCGGTGGGTTCCGGCGCGGAAATATGGTGTGCATCGGAGCTGGCGCCACTGCCGAGCAAAGCAATCGGTTGGCTGCTGCCGGCGGTTTTGCTCATCAGGAACAGCACCGCGGCTTCGCCGATATTGATGCCGTTGCGGTTCGCCGAAAACGGGTTGCAGCGTTGCTCGGACACCGCTTCCAGGGCCGAGAAACCGTTGAGGGTCAGCTTGCACAAGCTGTCGACACCACCGCACAACACGGCATCGCACATGCCCAGGTCGAGCAGCCGCTGGGCACTCATCAGCGCGCGGGCGCTGGAGGTGCAGGCGGTGGAGATCACATAGGCCGGGCCGCTCAATTGCAGCCAGTCGGCGAGAAACGTCGCCGGAGCGCCGAGCTCTTGCTGCTGATAGTCATAATCGGCCGGGAAGTGATGTTCGCGGATGTAATGGGCCAGGCCGCGGCTGGCTTCGTCGATGCCTGAGGTGCTGGTGCCCAGAATGACGCCGATACGGTCGCGGCCGTAGGTCTGGATCGCCTGCTCGATGTCTTGGCGAATTTGCAGCGCGGCCTCCAGCAGCAATTGGTTGTTGCGACTGCTTTGATGAGCCAGCTCAGCCGGAATCGGTGCCAGCTCACCACGCACCGCCGCCACTGGCAACGAGCGCTCCGCGACCCAGCCGGCCTCGTTGCGTATGCCCGAGCAATCGCCGGCAAACAGGTTGCGGGCGACTTCCTGCTTGTCGCGGCCGAGGGCGCAGATTACCCCGAGGGCATTCAGGTAAGCGGTCATGGCGTGTTTTCGCCTAACGGGGTGACGCGATAATGCGGGCCTTGGGACACGTTCAATTCAAAGCTCGGTGGTTGCGAAAGACTTGGTTGTGAATAGCGGATATTCCAGCGCGCTGACAATGACCGTTGCCCGTCATGCTGTCGGGCGGCGGGATAGTTGCCGTGCAACTCGCCTTCGGGGGTCAATGCAAACAACAGGGCGGCGAACAGCTCCCGGGCTTCCGGATTGGGTGGTAGCAGACCGTCGGCTTGCCATTGGCCATCGATCAGTTTCTGTCGTGCCACGGGAATCCCCAACGGGTCCATCATCGACCAGCGAATGCCCGGGCCTTCACGCTGGATCACCAGGAGCCAGTCCTGACGCTGCTCGGCCATCTGCCGTTCGATATGCAGTTGCAGTGGCAACGCCAGGTTCGGGGTTCGCTCGGGCAGCGGCGTCTGGCTGGCGCAGGCGCTCAGCAGCAGGACACAACCCAGAAGCAGCAAGCGGATCATCAGACACTCTCTTCAAGGGGCTTGCGCGCGACCACATTGACCAGGGTTTCTTCCCGTTGGCCAAAGGGTTTTGGCTGGCGCAAGCCGAAGCGTTCAAGCAGGCCGAAATCCTTGGCGCGACTCCACCACAAGTAAGGGTAAGACACGTTTTTCGGGCTAAATTCAAAACCCTGCCGACGAATCATCTCCAGGTAGCCGGCGGCACTCTTTTGCACGTGCATCGGGTGGCGGAACAACCAGCGAATCACCCACGTATCAATGTAAGCCTCGGTGGACTCGGCGAACAGCAGATAACCGCCCGGCTTGAGCACCCGATAGAACTCGGCCAGGGCCTGATCCTGCTCGACAAGATGATGGAAGGTCTGGTGG
The Pseudomonas sp. GR 6-02 genome window above contains:
- the fabG gene encoding 3-oxoacyl-ACP reductase FabG encodes the protein MTESVLVTGSSRGIGRAIALRLARAGHDIVLHCRSGLADAEAVKAEVETLGRNARILQFDVSNRASCKAILEADVEAHGAYYGVVLNAGLTRDGAFPALSEEDWDVVMRTNLDGFYNVLHPVMMPMIRRRAAGRIVCITSVSGLIGNRGQVNYSASKAGLIGAAKALAIELGKRKITVNCVAPGLIDTAMLDENVPVEELMKMIPAQRMGTPEEVASAVNFLMSAEASYITRQVLAVNGGLC
- a CDS encoding DUF3261 domain-containing protein, which gives rise to MIRLLLLGCVLLLSACASQTPLPERTPNLALPLQLHIERQMAEQRQDWLLVIQREGPGIRWSMMDPLGIPVARQKLIDGQWQADGLLPPNPEARELFAALLFALTPEGELHGNYPAARQHDGQRSLSARWNIRYSQPSLSQPPSFELNVSQGPHYRVTPLGENTP
- a CDS encoding class I SAM-dependent methyltransferase, with protein sequence MSYLSDNYVEETRFGFWFLRSHTWQHHVLRVAINDLRSLFSTPLPSNPVLLDAGCGQGKSFQYLRQTFAPKHLIGLDADPHSLNLSGEEAARQGMEVELIGSDCASIKVPDASVDLLFCHQTFHHLVEQDQALAEFYRVLKPGGYLLFAESTEAYIDTWVIRWLFRHPMHVQKSAAGYLEMIRRQGFEFSPKNVSYPYLWWSRAKDFGLLERFGLRQPKPFGQREETLVNVVARKPLEESV
- a CDS encoding beta-ketoacyl-[acyl-carrier-protein] synthase family protein → MTAYLNALGVICALGRDKQEVARNLFAGDCSGIRNEAGWVAERSLPVAAVRGELAPIPAELAHQSSRNNQLLLEAALQIRQDIEQAIQTYGRDRIGVILGTSTSGIDEASRGLAHYIREHHFPADYDYQQQELGAPATFLADWLQLSGPAYVISTACTSSARALMSAQRLLDLGMCDAVLCGGVDSLCKLTLNGFSALEAVSEQRCNPFSANRNGINIGEAAVLFLMSKTAGSSQPIALLGSGASSDAHHISAPEPTGRGARQAMHKALSRAGLQPQQISYLNLHGTATQHNDAMESLAVTALFPQGVPCSSTKPMTGHTLGAAGALEAAFCWLSLSADNHEHALPPHVWDGQPDPELPALHWVTPTDHLTSIAPRYLMSNSFAFGGNNVSLIIGDAS
- a CDS encoding hotdog family protein, with protein sequence MITWPLAELLPHAGDMILIDQILSFDDEQIYTRLTVKPGGLFNRPDGSLPAWVGIELMAQSVAAYAGCHARQKGNAVELGFLLGSRKFECNVEHFPAGTELTIHGIRSLEDDNGMGVFECHITAPGIHATARLNVFRPPQAAQYLHESQGVE